The window CCTGCCGCCGGTGCTCGTCGTTGCGCCTTGCCGGCGACGGCCGGTCTTTGCGATCTGGACAGGTTAGGGCATGTCTTCAAGATACTCCCATCGATCCCGAGGCCCTCGGGCTCTCGGGCCGATTCTGAAGACACTCCCTAGTGTCTGGCGGATCCTAGAGGCATGAAGGCCACGACCTCACTGGCGAAGCTCACGCGGCGACACTGGTTGGGTGCCAGCGTGGCCGCGCTGCTGGGAACGGCGGGTGCGGCGTTCGGCCGCTTCACGCGCCGCCTGCCCGGCGTGAGGCTGCGCCCGCCGGGCGCGTTGCCGGAAGGGCAGTTTGTCGACGCCTGCGTGCGCTGCCTCAAGTGCGGTAACGCGTGTCCCAACGGATGCATCAGGTTTCATGGCTTCGACGCGGGGCTCACGCAGGCGTTGACGCCCTACATTCGCGCCCGCGAAAGAGCCTGCGTCTTGTGCGGTGAATGCGCCAGGGTCTGCCCCACGAGCGCGCTCCAGCCCTTCGAGGCTACGCGCGAGGGTTGGCTCGAAGACGTCAAAATGGGCACAGCGCACGTCAACACGAGCATGTGCTACAGCTATCATGGCCGTACCTGCGGCGCGTGCTACAAAGCATGCCCGCTTGCGGGCCTGGCGATTCGGATCGGTGTGTTCGAAAAGCCGTTGCTCCAGCCGGAATACTGCGTTGGTTGCGGGTTGTGCGAGCAGGCCTGTCTGCATCTGCCGCAGGCGATCCGGGTGTTTCCGGGAGCCCGGGTCGGGCTCTCGAAAGAACATGGAGCCGTGTCATGAGGCGTGGCGCAAACGCAGCACAGTGGCTTCGCAAGGCTCTTCAGCTCGGGGTCGTAGCGATGCTGGTTTGGACGGCGTTTGGCGGGGCCTTTCGCAACTACAAGCTCGCCCACAACCATCGTCGCCTGGTTGCGTTGATGGAAGGCGAGACCTGGGGCTTCCTGTATGGGCTGAAGGAGGACTTGCTGTCCTTGTGGGGAGAGCCGTACCAAGCAAGCCTGAACTGGCTCGGCTTCCCCTGGGCTGCGCGCGTATTTGGCCTGGATACCGTCGACCCGCTGCTCGCTGCCTCCCTGGCTGCGCG of the Pseudomonadota bacterium genome contains:
- a CDS encoding 4Fe-4S dicluster domain-containing protein, which produces MKATTSLAKLTRRHWLGASVAALLGTAGAAFGRFTRRLPGVRLRPPGALPEGQFVDACVRCLKCGNACPNGCIRFHGFDAGLTQALTPYIRARERACVLCGECARVCPTSALQPFEATREGWLEDVKMGTAHVNTSMCYSYHGRTCGACYKACPLAGLAIRIGVFEKPLLQPEYCVGCGLCEQACLHLPQAIRVFPGARVGLSKEHGAVS